From the genome of Elusimicrobiota bacterium, one region includes:
- a CDS encoding ABC transporter permease yields the protein MIKISGVKKIYRMGDVDVAALRGVSLTVDAGDFVAIMGPSGSGKSTLMHILGLLDVPDSGSYQLVGREISKLNEEELASLRGKTIGFVFQQFNLLARTTALDNVRLPLLYTPNGKDPMLAARLLEKVGLGARTFHKPNELSGGQQQRVAIARALVNEPAIILADEPTGNLDSQSEKEIMGILQGLNDAGITVILVTHEEDIARHAKRVIRMRDGMIQSDERIAKTSVKVPAPKPLRIEHTNGHIRPTEVLEHFRQALRALQANKVRTALSMLGILIGVAAVIAMLALGQGAQKSIEQRLASMGSNLLSLRAGSRRSGGVSMEAGSVTRFTLQDAQEIRESIADVRKVSPSISGRAQLVYGNKNWNTQIQGTTPDYAPMRASIPQIGRFFTEEENQKRARVVVLGLTPARELFGEGVNPIGEFMKINRINFQVIGILPEKGATSWRDQDDTAIIPVLTAMRRVLGKNFVDTIDIEAASAESLESVQDNVKSLVISRHRLGESQEESFEIRNMAEIQEALSETSRTMSLLLASIAAISLLVGGIGIMNIMLVSVTERTREIGLRKAVGARRSDILAQFLIEAVVVSAAGGTIGICLGWLITLAMAYFAGWTVMVSVSAVLLAFLFSAGVGIVFGLWPARQASRLNPIEALRYE from the coding sequence GTGATTAAGATTTCCGGCGTCAAGAAAATTTACCGGATGGGCGACGTGGACGTGGCCGCGCTGCGCGGCGTTTCTCTGACCGTCGACGCCGGGGATTTTGTGGCCATTATGGGGCCTTCGGGATCGGGCAAATCCACGCTCATGCATATTTTAGGTTTGCTCGATGTTCCCGATTCCGGCTCTTATCAGTTGGTGGGCCGTGAGATTTCCAAGCTCAACGAAGAAGAACTCGCGTCCCTGCGGGGGAAAACCATCGGGTTCGTATTCCAGCAGTTCAATCTGTTGGCCCGCACCACGGCCTTGGACAATGTCCGGCTTCCTTTGCTGTACACCCCAAACGGCAAGGATCCGATGCTGGCGGCGCGGCTTTTGGAAAAAGTGGGGCTGGGCGCCAGGACTTTTCATAAGCCCAACGAGCTTTCCGGCGGCCAGCAGCAGCGGGTGGCCATTGCGCGGGCTTTGGTCAATGAGCCCGCCATTATTTTGGCGGATGAGCCCACCGGCAATCTCGACTCGCAAAGCGAGAAAGAAATCATGGGCATCCTTCAAGGCTTAAACGATGCCGGCATCACCGTGATTTTGGTGACTCATGAAGAGGACATCGCCCGCCACGCTAAACGCGTCATCCGCATGAGGGACGGTATGATTCAATCCGATGAACGCATCGCCAAAACCTCGGTCAAAGTCCCGGCGCCCAAACCCTTGCGCATCGAGCACACCAACGGGCATATCCGGCCCACGGAAGTCCTCGAGCATTTTCGCCAAGCCCTGCGCGCGCTTCAAGCCAACAAGGTGCGCACTGCTCTTTCCATGTTGGGCATTTTGATCGGCGTGGCTGCGGTGATCGCCATGTTGGCTTTGGGCCAGGGCGCTCAAAAATCCATCGAGCAGCGCTTGGCGTCCATGGGCTCGAATTTGTTGTCCCTGCGCGCCGGGTCGCGCCGTTCCGGCGGCGTGTCCATGGAAGCGGGATCCGTGACCCGCTTCACCCTTCAAGACGCTCAGGAAATCAGGGAGAGCATCGCTGACGTGCGCAAGGTTTCGCCGTCGATATCCGGCCGGGCCCAACTGGTTTACGGCAATAAAAATTGGAATACGCAGATTCAAGGCACCACCCCGGATTACGCGCCCATGCGCGCTTCGATTCCGCAAATCGGCCGGTTTTTCACCGAAGAAGAGAATCAAAAAAGAGCCCGGGTCGTGGTGTTGGGTTTGACGCCCGCGCGCGAGCTCTTCGGCGAAGGCGTCAACCCGATCGGCGAGTTCATGAAAATCAACCGCATCAATTTTCAGGTCATCGGCATCCTTCCTGAAAAAGGGGCCACCTCCTGGCGCGATCAAGACGATACCGCAATCATTCCCGTCCTCACCGCCATGCGCCGCGTGCTCGGCAAAAATTTTGTGGATACCATCGATATCGAAGCCGCCTCCGCCGAAAGTCTGGAAAGCGTCCAGGATAACGTCAAGAGCCTGGTGATATCGCGCCATCGTCTCGGCGAATCCCAGGAGGAATCGTTTGAAATCCGCAATATGGCGGAAATCCAGGAAGCGCTTTCGGAAACCAGCCGCACCATGTCGCTGCTGCTCGCTTCCATCGCCGCGATTTCGCTGCTGGTTGGGGGCATCGGCATCATGAACATCATGCTGGTTTCGGTCACGGAGAGGACCAGGGAAATCGGTTTAAGAAAGGCGGTGGGCGCTAGAAGAAGCGATATTTTGGCCCAATTTTTGATTGAGGCCGTGGTGGTCAGCGCGGCCGGGGGGACGATCGGGATTTGTTTGGGCTGGCTGATCACCTTGGCCATGGCTTATTTTGCCGGCTGGACGGTGATGGTGTCGGTTTCCGCCGTGCTGCTGGCGTTTTTGTTTTCCGCAGGGGTGGGCATTGTGTTCGGACTGTGGCCCGCGCGTCAAGCCTCAAGACTCAACCCTATCGAAGCCTTGCGCTACGAATAG
- a CDS encoding rhodanese-like domain-containing protein codes for MKITLAVASVSVGAVREALGGPDTQVIDVRESPEYAYEFIEGTANVPSSLLNQAIGTLPKNKQVFVLCQAGISSVDAARTLKEAGFERVSHVEGGLEAWKRAGFPVRRGRGTIPIMRQVQIVAGGLALLGGLIPGLWWVAAVAGAGLLFAGLSGTCMMAGLLARMPWNKSSDAPRSCC; via the coding sequence ATGAAAATAACCCTTGCCGTTGCTTCGGTTTCCGTGGGCGCCGTGCGCGAGGCCCTGGGCGGGCCCGATACCCAAGTCATCGATGTGCGCGAAAGTCCTGAATACGCATACGAGTTCATCGAAGGAACGGCCAATGTCCCTAGCAGCCTTTTAAATCAAGCGATAGGGACTTTGCCGAAAAACAAACAGGTTTTCGTTCTTTGCCAGGCCGGGATTTCTTCGGTGGACGCAGCCCGGACGCTTAAGGAAGCCGGCTTTGAGCGCGTGTCCCATGTTGAGGGCGGCCTTGAGGCTTGGAAGCGCGCGGGTTTCCCCGTCCGCCGCGGACGCGGAACCATCCCCATTATGCGTCAAGTTCAAATCGTGGCCGGTGGTCTGGCTTTGCTGGGTGGACTTATTCCCGGTTTGTGGTGGGTGGCTGCCGTTGCCGGCGCTGGGCTGCTGTTCGCTGGTTTATCCGGCACCTGCATGATGGCCGGGCTCTTGGCCAGGATGCCCTGGAATAAAAGTTCGGACGCCCCCCGGTCTTGTTGTTAA